A genomic segment from Chanos chanos chromosome 2, fChaCha1.1, whole genome shotgun sequence encodes:
- the senp8 gene encoding sentrin-specific protease 8, with amino-acid sequence MDPVVLSYQDSLLRRSDVALLEGPHWLNDQVIGFAFEYFAAERFKSLGERICFISPEVTQFIKCASCQEELALFLEPLRLEVYQWVFLAVNDNSNQTAGGSHWSLLLYQRDRGCFSHYDSQSGGNSLHAQRIASKLETFLLAGKKVPFVEEPSPSQQNSYDCGMYVICNAEVLCESIGAQGSAHLPMETISPAYITRKRTEWCRLIQRLAKS; translated from the coding sequence ATGGACCCAGTGGTATTGAGCTATCAGGACAGTCTTTTGAGGCGTTCAGATGTTGCTCTCTTAGAGGGTCCGCACTGGCTAAATGACCAAGTCATTGGATTTGCCTTTGAGTACTTTGCTGCAGAACGTTTCAAAAGCTTGGGTGAGAGGATTTGCTTCATCAGTCCTGAGGTCACACAATTTATCAAGTGCGCTTCCTGCCAAGAAGAGCTAGCTCTGTTCCTGGAACCTCTGAGGCTGGAGGTCTATCAATGGGTCTTTTTGGCTGTGAATGACAACTCTAACCAAACAGCAGGTGGCTCCCATTGGAGCCTGCTGCTGTATCAACGAGACAGAGGCTGCTTTTCTCACTATGACTCCCAAAGTGGAGGCAATTCCCTGCATGCACAACGAATTGCCTCCAAGCTTGAGACATTTCTTTTGGCTGGGAAAAAAGTACCCTTTGTGGAAGAACCATCTCCCTCACAACAGAACAGCTATGACTGTGGCATGTATGTGATCTGTAATGCAGAGGTACTATGTGAGAGTATTGGAGCTCAGGGCTCTGCACACCTTCCTATGGAGACCATATCTCCTGCGTACATCacgagaaagagaacagaatggTGCAGGCTGATTCAGAGACTTGCTAAGAGCTAA